A stretch of Salvelinus alpinus chromosome 4, SLU_Salpinus.1, whole genome shotgun sequence DNA encodes these proteins:
- the LOC139572456 gene encoding thyroglobulin-like: MANFWAANTRSNVFMYHLPEDTAQTSADLSVPLDVHYAFGLPHSPLTYDLFTNTERRLSLQMMTYMANFIKSGNPNQAHSVSRVAFSEAALPTWHAFQPHPEGDSYMELEPGLSNHRGLRRAQCSFWADYVPALTASTGKLSSAVLEGESAGLGAPTPEAKLFVDFLTAVTQSKPKSEKDAYN, from the exons ATGGCCAACTTCTGGGCAGCTAACACCAGATCCAATGTGTTCATGTACCACCTGCCTGAGGACACCGCCCAGACCAG TGCTGACCTGTCAGTACCCCTGGATGTCCACTATGCTTTTGGCCTCCCCCACAGCCCCCTGACCTACGACCTGTTCACCAACACAGAGAGACGCCTCTCCCTACAGATGATGACCTACATGGCCAACTTCATCAAGTCCGG AAATCCCAACCAGGCTCACAGTGTGTCCCGCGTGGCCTTCAGCGAGGCGGCGCTGCCCACCTGGCATGCCTTCCAGCCTCACCCTGAGGGGGACAGCTATATGGAGTTGGAGCCAGGCCTCAGCAACCACAGGGGCCTCCGCAGGGCGCAGTGCTCCTTCTGGGCCGACTATGTCCCCGCTCTGACCGCCTCCACTG GCAAACTTTCATCTGCTGTGTTGGAAGGGGAATCTGCTGGTTTGGGGGCTCCAACACCAGAAGCCAAGTTATTTGTTGATTTCTTGACAGCTGTCACCCAGAGCAAACCCAAGTCAGAGAAGGATGCTTATAATTAG